In the Deinococcus roseus genome, GTCGGAATCATTGGCACTGGATTTGTCGGAGCATCTGCAGCCTACGCCCTCACCCTGAGGGGAAGCTGCACAGAACTGGTCCTGGTGGACCTCAATGCCAAAAAAGCACTGGCAGAAGCGGAGGATCTGCAGCACGCCACCCCTTTCACCCATCCGGTGCGGGTGAGTGCAGGGCAATATCCAGACCTTGCAGATGCCCAGGTGGTGATCCTGACCGCTGGCGTGAACCAGAAGCCCGGCGAAACCCGACTGCAACTGCTGGAACGCAATGTCAAAATCTTTGCCGATGTGGTGCCTCAGGTGGTCAAAGCTGCACCAGAAGCCATCTTGCTGGTCGCCACCAATCCGGTGGATGTGCTCACGGCTGTGACAGCCAGAATTGCAGGGCTTCCTGACGGACAGGTGATGGGTTCTGGAACCACCCTGGACACCGCCCGCTTTCGGGCACTGGTGGGACAGCATGTGGGCATTGACCCCCAGCATGTGCATGCTTTTGTGCTGGGTGAACACGGAGACAGCGAGGTTCTGGCGTGGTCCAGTGCCAGCATCTCTGGCATTCCCATTGAGGAGTATTGCCTGCAGCGGGAAATCCAGTGGGATGAGGAGGTCCGAAAGACCATTGATGAAAAGGTGCGCAAAGCGGCTTACACCATCATTGAAGGGAAAGGTGCCACCTATTACGGAATTGGAGCCGCTCTGGCCCGCATCACC is a window encoding:
- a CDS encoding L-lactate dehydrogenase, with the protein product MKVGIIGTGFVGASAAYALTLRGSCTELVLVDLNAKKALAEAEDLQHATPFTHPVRVSAGQYPDLADAQVVILTAGVNQKPGETRLQLLERNVKIFADVVPQVVKAAPEAILLVATNPVDVLTAVTARIAGLPDGQVMGSGTTLDTARFRALVGQHVGIDPQHVHAFVLGEHGDSEVLAWSSASISGIPIEEYCLQREIQWDEEVRKTIDEKVRKAAYTIIEGKGATYYGIGAALARITEAIARDARAILSVTAPNKEGLAYALPRIVGGSGIRDTLEVPLNAQETEALTRSIEILQEATHLAMGHLR